The genomic window cagcaacttttccaatttccaatatttatgtaattctcaaaacttttggccacgactgtacttgtttagacttcaaatatgcattttcctaataaagataacatctttttgaaaatttgcttcaacgTTTTCGGATATGTGACCTCtgttagtaacagaggcttgggttCAGCTGTTAACCTCTTTAACTGATTTGAATCCGTGGCGGAAGAAATTAGTTCTGCGTATGTTTTTAAAGACACCTTGTTGTGGGTCATTATGTATTAACAAACTTGTGTCTTTGaactgaactgttgtataaatgcgaTAACACACTCATAGCCAtgcaatatggctgtatatcgcaCGCTGTGATTATCTACGGCCGAATTACAGCCGTGCCAATATACAGTCATATCACATTTCTATtcatgtgatattgctcatatataacATCATATACTGTATGTATTATGGTAGGTCTTACATCTCCTCCACTGTCTTTGAGGCCGACAATATTTGGATGCTGGGAAAGCTGAATTATTGCATCCACTGGCAGGTCGAGACCTGTGTTTGCTGGCACACTGTACAACACAACTGGCACTGAACTGGAATCTGCCACCTTGGGATTGAGGAAAGCAACAATGCATTTTAATAAGACAAAGTGTGAAGCTCAACCACAATTTAACTAAGTAAAAATGCTAATGAGCACAGAATGATATGCATAATGTCCACAGTTGCATTCCATCACAATGGAAAGAAGAGGCTTTGATTAAATGCAAAATACTCAAGACTACCTTAGTGTAGTGGTTTATGAGAGCTCGGCTATCCATTCGACCACGGTAAAAACAAGGTGTTACCACTAACAAACAATCAGCACCTGCGTCTGCCATTTGCTGGCTCATTTGGATTGTGGCTCTGGTGGCTGCAAGAATAGACAAAGAAAACATAACTAATGTTATCTACAGTTGTTTGTGGACTTTATCTGGATTtttggccattctacagaatttatttaaagtcagaattggaaacatcttgtaaatatatttgtttctgttttattaaaaagttttcatgggtaaatcaataattatatttttaacaataaatttcattttaaaaaattagaTTTCCGTACCACCAAATGTTTCGGCTGTggctgttttggtagtgacagttttatgggataacatccaaaaacaaagatgtcactaccgaaacttcaccaaatatttcagttgtgaccattttttttaggataacacccaaaaaataatgatgtcactactgaaactttaccaaatatttcagttgtgacaattttatgggataacacccaaaaaacaaagatggcattaccaaaacttcaccaaatgttttggctgtgactgtttcggtagtgacagttttatggaataacatccaaaaacaaagatgtcactaccgaaacttcaccaaatgttttggttgtgacaattttataggataacacccaaaacACAAAGATGTTACTACTGAAACTTTACCAAatatttcagtagtgacaattttatgggataacacccaaagaACAAAGATGTTACtatcgaaacttcaccaaatgtttcggctGTGACTGTTTcaatagtgacaattttatgaaataacatgaaaaaaaaacaaaaaaaaaaaaaacaagatgtgTCTACCgaaacttaataaaaaatgttttggttgtaagattttcggtagtgacacttTTATGGAGTAGCACCAAAAAAAAGCAATGATCTCactggaataacacccaaaaaaacaaagatgtcgctACCAAAACTTTACCagatgtttcggtcgtgactgtttcggtagtgaacctagctcaaagatgctaatcagcacatggttagctggCACAGTTCAAAAcagtataaaaactaaatgttatggaataacttgCGAAAAAGTGTggttaattatagaaaaatggtgttcagtagtgacattctttaaagttacacacagatttttctgacttttgaacacatttacctcaaaatgatggggcctatctactcaccgtGTGAGAAagggacacaggaatatttcctgatcatgtAGGGTGTACTTAAAAtcagttttccaacatgaaaatgctggataatgctatattttttttaacctcaaaaacgatatttaaaaaaacaatgtaatcaaatgcaataattattttaatataattttcataagttgtaatttaggggttagggttcaagAAAGCCACCTTCCAATTGCAAGTACCCATTATATGATAATTTGGTATATTTTAagcttattaatattttaaatattattgtgggtttcaatagaatggcccatatataaatTAAACCACAAGAGAGACTTACATTCACAGCCAGATCCAGCCATGACTAGCTTGTCTTTTGGCAGCGCCTGTTTCACTCTTTTCACCACCTCAACCCTCTCCTCCGGTGTCAGGTATGGATATTCCCCATTAGAGCCCTGCACTACAAGACCTGCCAGTGCAATAAAAAGAGAGATGTAAAAAAAGACTTCAGGATAACAAAAAATATTGCCATGTTGTTTTAAAACCGTCCACTAGGCAGTGCACCGCAAAAGCGGACTTTAACCCTAACAACACGAGGTTTATCGTCTCGTTTCTAGTTAACATCTGTTAACAATTTTCAGGATAAAGCTAAGACACACAAAATCAATATTACAATATATAGCACATAAATGTTGTAGAATTTAGTCATAACAGTTCTTTGCAATTTCAACTGCATAGTGTATTTCTCGTTttgtttgtcaaaaaaaaaaaaaaaattaaacaacccACCTCTAAAAGGCAAGTTGCCATATTTCTTAAGATTGTCATGAAGTCTTTGATAATCCACATCTTCACTCTGAGTGAATGGAGTAGCAATAGGAGGATAAATCCCGCTTATATCCAGCCTCTTCCCAGCACTTTGACTTTTATTTCTCCATACTGAAACAGCTGATCTTCTGCACAGAAACCTAAAGCTTCGTATTGCAAACATGCCGCTGGTTTAGATCCGTCTGAAGAAAATAGATGTGGTTAAAGAAAATGTGAACAGCTACCATGCAGTTAATAATCAACACACTTATCAACTCTAAATACTGACGACGTTtgggaaaacatttggagaaaCTGCTAAACAAGCATTTATGAACTTCATAAGTGTTGACATTGCGTTAAGGCTAAACCTTAAAATAAACATTGCCTAAATAAATGATTTACGTGCTATAACTCATAAATAATACACCTGACAACTTTGTTTTGCATACCTGTTTGCTTCAAACTGTCTGGCAAAAAGCATATAAGTCCTTATTTACTCTGTCAGAAAACACAAGCGCATTCAGTGTATAAGTATCTCGTcgtcgttgttgttgttgtttattattattctatgaTCGTATCTAAAGAAGACAGCAGTCCTGCTTGTGTATGATCAGCTGCAGCGTACTGACTTTCTAATA from Garra rufa chromosome 7, GarRuf1.0, whole genome shotgun sequence includes these protein-coding regions:
- the hoga1 gene encoding 4-hydroxy-2-oxoglutarate aldolase, mitochondrial; amino-acid sequence: MFAIRSFRFLCRRSAVSVWRNKSQSAGKRLDISGIYPPIATPFTQSEDVDYQRLHDNLKKYGNLPFRGLVVQGSNGEYPYLTPEERVEVVKRVKQALPKDKLVMAGSGCESTRATIQMSQQMADAGADCLLVVTPCFYRGRMDSRALINHYTKVADSSSVPVVLYSVPANTGLDLPVDAIIQLSQHPNIVGLKDSGGDITRIALIVQKTRSQDFQVLAGSAGFLMAAYAVGAVGGVCALANVLGQQVCDLAQLCVSGRWDEARELQYRLIEPNTAVTRLYGVPALKQAMEWFGYHGGVCRSPLQTLSKADLEQLRVKFSSNGWL